Proteins encoded in a region of the Patagioenas fasciata isolate bPatFas1 chromosome 21, bPatFas1.hap1, whole genome shotgun sequence genome:
- the SYCP1 gene encoding synaptonemal complex protein 1 isoform X4 has translation MNELYSKLYKEAEKIKRWKLTVESELKQKERKLQENRKIIEAQRKAIQELQFENEKLSLKLEDEICENKDLLKENSASRHLCNLLKETCTHFTEKSSKYEHERDETRQLYVELNNNVEKMITAFDELRVQAENTRLEMCFKLKEEADRADKFEKECKLEVSMKEKQISVLTIQSDEKDDLIREIKTQLQESKNKIADLVEAKRHEEEKLKESQIKLEHLRAELEEANVFLQKAEISQKSLESDLQTAVKALAQVTAEKEAQMEECEKTKALHACLREEFETSVSNLKNLLQKEQNRSEKYEDESKLLTLELRNKSAELEEMTKLKCDKEIQLEELSETLEKAEGLLEKKKGLEATVENLQQREKETKSVLQIREKEIHELKVQLTSTAEKEQNYLNRLTTLNTDLEQETLRNEQLTVSINKLLLEKEQIEQEKSGMATELKKLQESSEDSRKKEENTKQLVENLEEANDQLRNELESLKEKMVKKGEEIQSQLDEREENAKSIENEMSRKEKQLKILENKLNNVKKQVENKNKCIEELQQENKVLKKKITAESKKTSVYEGKVNKLQLEMENMNKQHKETVDIYQKDIETKKVNENKLLEEVEKMRSLADKATVAQRETDIQCRHKITEMVALMEKHKHEYDKMVEEKDTELKLYKVKEQEQLSSKQSLESELSSLKSELSTLKEQLKAEIEEKENLAKERPQNTLPENEKKNKKIQTDFSETPKAPLDLECVSINVKPKKSPYDIPTKVSMIEKKKMPPSVSTKSPLRSPLLKTYSIKTPPISKLQSESTNLYSDQCMRKKQKVLLQLDAHSDSSEHSDLLSMVSEEEMFKKLYKDYPQASQLYAMTPKKKPATSDLKTPGSVLKLTTMRKMREAGWATVSKMDRKRKMKEAEKLFT, from the exons ATGAATGAGTTGTATTCAAAACTCTACAAAGAGGCTGAGAAGATCAAGCGGTGGAAATTAACTGTAGAATCAGAACTaaagcagaaggaaagaaaactgcAAGAGAACAGAAAGATCATTGAAGCACAGCGTAAAGCCATTCAAGAATTGCAG TTTGAAAACGAAAAACTAAGTTTAAAACTGGAAGATGAGATATGTGAAAATAAAGATCTCTTGAAAGA aaACAGCGCTTCAAGGCATCTGTGTAATCTGCTCAAGGAAACCTGTACTCACTTCACAGAGAAGTCCAGCAAAT ATGAACACGAGAGAGATGAAACAAGACAACTATACGTGGAACTTAATAACAACGTTGAA aaaatgatAACGGCATTTGACGAGCTTCGTGTGCAAGCAGAGAACACCAGATTGGAAATGTGTTTCAAAT TAAAAGAAGAAGCAGACAGAGCGGACAAGTTTGAAAAAGAATGCAAACTGGAAGTCAGTATGAAGGAAAAACAG aTTTCAGTTCTTACAATACAGAGTGATGAAAAAGATGATCTAATAAGAGAGATCAAGACTCAGCTGCAGGAATCCAAAAATAAGATTGCGGACTTAGTAGAAGCCAAAA GACACGAAGAGGAAAAGTTAAAGGAATCCCAGATCAAGCTAGAACATTTGAGGGCTGAATTGGAAGAGGCCAATGTTTTCTTGCAAAAAGCAGAG atttcTCAAAAGAGCTTAGAATCTGACTTGCAGACTGCAGTGAAGGCATTAGCTCAGGTCACTGCAGAAAAAGAAGCACAGATGGAAGAATGTGAAAAAACTAAGGCTTTGCATGCATGCCTGCGAGAGGAATTTGAGACTTCCGTTTCCAATTTGAAAAACTTGCTGCAAAAAGAGCAAAACAG ATCGGAGAAATACGAGGATGAGTCCAAGCTGCTTACCCTGGAGCTCAGAAATAAGTCTGCTGAACTGG AAGAGATGACTAAACTGAAATGTGACAAAGAAATACAACTTGAAGAGCTGTCAGAAACACTG GAAAAAGCTGAAGGTCTTCTAGAGAAGAAGAAAGGTCTTGAGGCTACTGTAGAAAATTtgcagcagagagaaaaagaaactaaaagtGTTCTCCAAATCAGAGAG AAAGAAATCCATGAATTGAAAGTACAGCTGACTAGTACAGCTGAAAAGGAACAGAATTATTTAAATCGGCTTACGACACTGAATACAGATCTTGAACAAGAGAC GCTAAGGAATGAACAACTAACGGTGTCTATCAATAAGCTTTTATtagaaaaagaacaaatagaACAAGAGAAAAGTGGTATGGCTACAGAACTCAAGAAACTGCAAGAAAGTAGTGAG GAtagtagaaaaaaagaagaaaataccaaGCAGCTAGTTGAAAACCTGGAAGAAGCAAATGACCAGCTGAG AAATGAACTGGAGTCTTTGAAGGAGAAGATGGTGAAGAAAGGTGAAGAAATTCAAAGTCAACtggatgaaagagaagaaaat GCTAAGAGTATTGAAAATGAAATGTCAAGAAAGGAAAAGCAGTTGAAGATTCTAGAAAATAAG TTGAATAATGTAAAGAAAcaggtggaaaataaaaacaaatgcattgaagagTTGCAACAGGAG AATAAGGTGCTGAAAAAGAAGATTActgcagaaagcaagaaaacaagtGTTTACGAAGGGAAG GTGAATAAATTACAGTTAGAGATGGAAAATATGAACAAGCAACATAAGGAAACAGTTGATATCTATCAAAAAGACATTGAAACAAAGAaagtaaatgaaaacaaacttCTTGAAGAG GTAGAAAAGATGAGGTCACTTGCTGACAAAGCAACAGTAGCACAAAGAGAAACCGATATCCAGTGTCGGCACAAGATAACTGAAATGGTGGCGCTTATGGAAAAACACAAG CATGAATATGATAAAATGGTTGAAGAAAAAGATACAGAGTTGAAACTTTATAAAGTAAAAGAGCAAGAGCAGTTGTCATCCAAACAATCATTG GAAAGTGAGCTCTCATCTTTGAAAAGTGAACTGTCAACCCTTAAGGAACAACTTAAAGCAGAAATTGAAGAGaag GAGAATCTTGCAAAAGAACGCCCCCAAAATACGCTTcctgaaaatgaaaagaagaacAAG aaaatacAAACTGATTTTTCTGAGACTCCTAAGGCTCCTTTGGATCTGGAGTGTGTATCCATTAATGTAAAACCAAAAAAGTCTCCATATGATATTCCTACAAAAGTCAGCatgatagaaaagaaaaaaatgcctcCTTCAGTATCCACAAAAAGTCCCTTGCGTAGTCCATTGTTAAAG ACATATAGTATAAAGACTCCTCCAATATCTAAACTGCAAAGTGAAAGCACAAATCTGTATTCGGACCAGTGCATGAGGAAGAAGCAAAAGGTGCTTCTACAGCTGGATGCTCATTCAGACAGCTCGGAACACAGCGACCTCCTG AGCATGgtctcagaggaagaaatgtttaaaaaattgtACAAAGATTATCCTCAAGCTTCACAATTATACGCCATGACACCAAAAAAG aAACCAGCTACTTCAGACTTGAAAACTCCAGGCTCTGTACTGAAACTTACGACCATGAGGAAAATGCGAGAGGCTGGCTGGGCCACAGTGTCCAAAATGgacaggaaaaggaaaatgaaagaagctgaaaagctctttacttaa